From the genome of Terriglobales bacterium:
CCGGCACTTCCGTCTGGAACAGGTTCTGTACCAACTCTGGCGCGGCGCGGGAAACAATCAGCCCCGGCCCCTTGCTGGCTTTTTCTACCCGGGCGATGACTACACGCACGCGCTCGCCAACTGCAAACGACTCCAGTCGTGATTGCTCCTTGCGCGGCATGCGGGCCTCGGTCTTGCCCACTTCGAAAATCACGTCCGGACCTTCAATGCGCTTCACAGTGGCGGTCACCACCTGGCCGCTTTTGTCGTTGTATTCGTTGAAAACCGTGTCGCGCTCGGCTTCGCGTACTTTCTGGAAGATCACCTGCTTGGCAATCTGCGCAGAGATGCGCCCCAGGCCCGACGGGCTGGTGAGCGCGTGGCTGGCGCGATGAAAACGCACTTCGCCGCCTACCTCCACGTTAGGATCGCTCTTGCGCGCCTCTTCCAGGGTGACTTGCAGGTTCGCGTCCTCGACCTGCTCGGGCATCTCCACGACGCTCTTGACCGCATACACGTCAATGGCTCCGGTCTCTTTATCCAGTGCGCCGCGCAGAGTCTCCTGCGTCTTCAGATTTTTGCGCGTGGCCACAGCAATGGCATCTTCCACCGCGTTCACTACAATTTGCGGATCAATGCCCTTCTCGCGGCTCAACCCTTCGATTTGCTGATAAAGCAGACTTGCCATAAATCCCTGTCCTTACTGTGAAAAAACCCTTTTTAGCTGTTGATTCTCAACTCTTGGCTTTGTTTCTTAGCTCTTAGCCTTTAGCTCTTTACGCTTGAAATCGACAATCGTACTTCGTAAATCGTACTTCCTAAATCTCTGGCACCAGGTGGGCCCGTTCAATATTGGCAAACTCAATTTCCACGTGCTGTGCCGCGCCAATCTTCATTTTTTTCTGTTTGCTCTTACTCAACTGCGCCACATCAAGCGTTACCCGCCCGTTGGCAAAACTTTGCAGCCGCCCTTGAAAGTGCCGGTTGTTGTTTACCGGCTCCCGCGTCATCAACTTCACCAGGCTGCCGGTAAAACGCTCAAAATCTGCCGGCTTCTGCAGCTTGCGATCAAGTCCGGGAGAAGATACTTCCAGCGTATAGGTCCCGCCACCGACGGCATCTTCCACATCCAGGATCGTGCTCACCTCGCGGCTGAGGCTGGCGCAATCCTCGTGGGTCACCCCGCCGGGCTTGTCAATGATGATGCGCAACGTGCGGCTTTTGCCTCCACCGCGCAACTCCACCTCTACCAGCTCCAGCGCCAGCGACTCTGCCACCCGCTGCGCAACCTGTTCCACCTGCTCAATCCCTACTGCCATGTCTAGCTCTTAGCGCTGGGCCATAAGCTCCGAGCCAATGGCCTTTTGTGAATCATCTGACGCCCACCAGCTCTCAAGCCCGGTTGACGTCCCCTTGTATCTTTAAAAGTTGTAATCCTGACAAGGCGCTCTTACGCCGAAGGAAGCCCTATGCTGCATCAAGGCATTCCTGAAGGGCCTTTACTCAAAAGACTCTTTGACGGTATTGCCTTGAAGCGAAACAACTTAGCAACTTACGAAACGCCGTTTCGCCTCTAAGAAATTTTCTGCAATAAAAAATGGGCTCGCGCCCACTGGTTTCTTCCGCCAATCGGGTTTTCCCGGCGCCTCCGCACTGCACGCCGGGCGAGGCTACTGCACGTGTTTAATGATACGCCCCCGCGCGGCGTATCGCAAGGGAAGCAACCCATTAATTAATGATGAAAATTTGCCTAAAATGGGTTCCAGCAGTCTTTATGTTTTGTATCAGGCTTTTGCTTTGTATCAGGGCACGAGTTTAGAGGTGCGGAAAAACTCAATTCCAGTGGAGTCTTTCGGAGGGGCACAGCTTTAGCTGTGCCGTAAGCCCCTGCCGATGGCAATACCCGCCCAAAATGCCGGCGCGAGAGAAATCCTGAGCCCTTTTTTCTTTCTAAGGGTCTTGCCTTGAGAAAAGCCAGACTAGGGCGTCGTTTCGATTGCGAAAGACCCGTATTGACTGGTCGCCCTTCAAACCGCGCAACATCTCGAACATTCGCGAGAACCCGAATATCAAGTCGCTTCTTTCTACGACCAGCGCGCGGCGCGAGTTAGGGGAAAATATGCTCGTCTCAGCGAACTTTCGTACGTCATCCGTTTTGATGACGAGTTCGGTAACGCCGTTGAAATCCATGAGTTGAGAAAAGCTGGGGTCGAAGTCTTTGTCCTTGGCGAGCCGCTTCTGATGTCCCCATATATCATCCACGGTCAACACGCCGGAGGCAGTGCTCATAACGAGTCTTTGTTTCTTATCAATCTCATAGGAGGCTGGCATCGTTCCCTCCACTGTGTACAACGATCAACCCCGAATGCTGGGGCTGAGCTCAACAATTTGAGAGGTATAAAGTATAACCTCATTTCAAACTGCATATTCAGCGCCTCAGGTTGCAGTCACTTAATTTGATTTTTGCGCCTGCACGCTGATGAGGTTGGATAAAACATGAGATACAAACCTGCTGAGCCTTGGCCCGCCCGGACAGGGCCGATTTTCCGGTGCGCGTAGCTCCCGCCCCGTGATAACATTCGTGGGCTTTTAGTCAGGTTCTTCCCGGTGCAGAGACAACACCAAAAGGCACTGTTGAGGGCTGGCTAAAATTCGTTGGGGAGCAATCCAACGGGTACGGAGGTTCGTACCAGTAACGAAGTTCTATCGAGAGTGACCAGGGGCCTGTTCTTTTGCAGTAGAGCAGTCCCATGTGCTCTCTATCATGCGAAGAACAAATCACTTAGCTAAGGAGACTCTACACATGACTAAATCAATGCGAGCATTGTTGGTTGGCGCGGCCCTGACCGGGTTTGTTGCTGGCACAACCGCCTCTGCTGTGGCCCAGGACACCGGAGACAAAACCAGCAAGAGCGACACCGGTAAGAAAGCAACCAAAGTTAAGAAAGAAAAGCACTCTTGCGAAGGCAAAAACTCCTGCGCAGGCAAGGGCGGCTGTAAGAGTGGCGACAACGGCTGCAAAGGAAAGAATTCTTGCAAAGGCAAGGGCGGCTGTAATACCACTAAACACGGTTGTAAAACGGCAACCAAATAACTGGAACTCCAACGTAGGAGGGCCAGTAGCATGCCTGCTGGTCCTCCCACTCTTTAATCGAATCTCGACTTCATCTTTAAAATAATATTCTTTATGCCTGCGAACAGATTTAACGGCCAAACGGACTACGGCGTTGGCATTGGCCTTCGCATTCCGCACTACCAGCATATCTTCGAGAAAAAACCGGTTGTAGACTGGTTCGAAATCATCTCTGAAAATTTCATGGT
Proteins encoded in this window:
- the rimP gene encoding ribosome maturation factor RimP, translated to MAVGIEQVEQVAQRVAESLALELVEVELRGGGKSRTLRIIIDKPGGVTHEDCASLSREVSTILDVEDAVGGGTYTLEVSSPGLDRKLQKPADFERFTGSLVKLMTREPVNNNRHFQGRLQSFANGRVTLDVAQLSKSKQKKMKIGAAQHVEIEFANIERAHLVPEI